The following proteins come from a genomic window of Bradyrhizobium paxllaeri:
- a CDS encoding sigma-70 family RNA polymerase sigma factor — MLRDRNAAEDAFQEAMLRIWQKSYLFDPARGGAMSWMVTVVRRVALDRLPARRTAPVSLTDESVVAVLEALSNQVPYDPALAPDLRKCLGLLEQNYRQSVLLAYYYGLSYEELAAHSAVPVGTIRTWIHRAVEKLQLCLSQ, encoded by the coding sequence ATGCTGCGCGACCGCAACGCCGCCGAGGACGCCTTTCAGGAGGCGATGCTGCGGATCTGGCAAAAATCCTATCTGTTCGATCCCGCCAGAGGCGGTGCCATGAGCTGGATGGTGACGGTTGTGCGTCGGGTGGCGCTCGACCGGCTGCCGGCGCGGCGGACAGCGCCGGTATCGCTGACCGACGAGAGCGTCGTGGCCGTGCTCGAAGCGCTGTCAAACCAGGTGCCGTACGATCCCGCGCTGGCGCCGGACTTGCGAAAGTGCCTCGGCCTTCTGGAACAAAACTACCGGCAATCCGTGCTTTTGGCCTACTATTACGGCTTGAGCTACGAGGAGCTGGCCGCGCATTCAGCCGTTCCGGTTGGAACGATCAGGACCTGGATTCACCGTGCTGTTGAGAAGTTGCAGCTATGTCTAAGCCAGTGA
- a CDS encoding CHAT domain-containing tetratricopeptide repeat protein — protein MKSRNRLIFSVCLALLSGTCLSTPSLAQKGDLAAVSAKVNELGRAGKYAEAVALAKEQVESLEKRFGPLNREVGAALNNLAQAYGNQGRDGEAEPLLKRSIAVLEKTTGLESPEIAAALTNLAALYQRQQRYADSEPLFRRALSVRERSLPAGHPDIGQSLNNLATHYEKLGRHGDSEPLFKRALAIYEKAAGPEHPAVATLLNNLGQVAKVQRRYAEAEPRIKRSLAIREKVLGREHPDVARSLNNLADLYERQGRYAEAQPLFERALAIRERAVGSDHPDTATSTNNLASFYQASGRPGEALPLVQRLIGSGRAQPRAALPVLADAERQHLVPRDKAVNDMLSVIQRGTQSSVASAVNKLAVRLAAGSDRLSELVRRDQDLASESEALDKSIVAAVSKERSKRDAASEQRARTRLAAVATERASLQKTLSAEFPNYAALSNPSPMTVKEIQSLLSENEALVQFAVTEVESYVIAITRESFDWKPIPRGAETLSQQVAAFRRGLDLGKANDASGKSGLFDLALANELHGTLLAPVDALIKDKPSLLVVASGALTALPFHLLVTEKPEAAIPETFEGYRDAAWLLKRQAVSILPSAASLKALRVFARKEQSTKPMTGFGDPIFNPAAKPADGNRSRTAARSLASGAYTDFWQGAGVDRARLSDALAQLPDTADELNTIAKNLGVAAADIHLGEDASETTLKRTPLADYGIVYFATHGLVAGDVKGLAEPSLVLSIPRQPSEFDDGLLTASEVAQLKLNADWVVLSACNTIAGDKPGAEALSGLARSFFYAGARALLVSHWAVSSEAATRLSISTFDRLKGDPKLGRAEALRQAMLAYLNDPSSPRNAYPAYWAPFALIGEGATR, from the coding sequence ATGAAATCCCGCAATCGATTGATATTTTCCGTGTGCCTGGCGCTGTTGTCGGGCACGTGCCTCTCCACGCCATCGCTGGCGCAAAAGGGCGACCTCGCCGCGGTCAGCGCCAAGGTCAACGAACTCGGCCGCGCCGGCAAATATGCGGAAGCCGTGGCGCTGGCGAAGGAACAGGTGGAAAGCCTCGAAAAAAGATTCGGTCCTTTGAACCGTGAGGTTGGCGCGGCGCTGAACAATCTGGCGCAGGCCTACGGCAATCAGGGCAGGGATGGGGAGGCGGAGCCGTTGCTCAAGCGATCCATCGCGGTGCTGGAAAAGACGACCGGTCTTGAATCGCCGGAGATCGCGGCTGCGCTGACCAATCTGGCGGCGCTGTACCAGCGCCAGCAGCGCTATGCCGACTCCGAGCCCTTGTTCAGGCGCGCGCTGTCCGTACGTGAGAGGTCGCTACCTGCCGGTCACCCGGATATCGGACAATCTCTCAACAATCTGGCGACGCATTACGAGAAGCTCGGCCGCCATGGCGATTCCGAACCGTTGTTCAAGCGGGCGCTGGCGATCTACGAAAAGGCGGCAGGCCCGGAGCATCCCGCGGTGGCGACGCTTTTGAACAATCTCGGCCAGGTCGCCAAGGTCCAGCGCCGCTATGCCGAGGCCGAGCCGCGGATCAAGCGATCGCTGGCGATCCGCGAAAAAGTGCTGGGCCGCGAACATCCCGATGTCGCGCGCTCGCTCAACAATCTTGCCGATCTCTATGAGCGGCAGGGCCGCTACGCCGAGGCGCAGCCGCTGTTCGAGCGCGCCTTGGCGATCCGCGAACGCGCCGTCGGGTCCGATCATCCGGATACCGCGACGTCGACCAACAATCTGGCCTCGTTCTATCAGGCCTCGGGTCGTCCCGGCGAGGCGCTGCCATTGGTGCAGCGGCTGATCGGAAGCGGACGCGCGCAACCCCGCGCCGCGCTTCCGGTACTGGCGGATGCGGAGCGCCAGCATCTGGTGCCGCGCGACAAGGCCGTGAACGATATGCTCAGCGTGATCCAGCGCGGCACCCAGTCCTCGGTTGCCTCGGCCGTGAACAAGCTGGCGGTGCGGCTGGCCGCGGGAAGCGATCGCCTGTCCGAACTGGTGCGCCGCGATCAGGATCTCGCTTCTGAATCGGAAGCCCTCGACAAGTCGATCGTTGCAGCGGTCTCGAAAGAGCGCTCGAAGCGCGACGCCGCTTCCGAGCAGCGCGCCCGCACCCGGCTTGCCGCTGTCGCGACCGAGCGGGCGTCACTGCAGAAGACGTTGTCGGCGGAATTTCCCAACTACGCCGCGCTGTCGAATCCATCGCCGATGACGGTGAAGGAGATCCAGTCGCTGCTGTCGGAAAACGAAGCGCTGGTGCAGTTCGCCGTCACCGAGGTGGAAAGCTACGTCATTGCCATCACCCGCGAGAGCTTTGACTGGAAGCCGATCCCGCGCGGCGCGGAAACCTTGTCGCAGCAGGTGGCCGCGTTCCGCCGCGGGCTGGATCTCGGCAAGGCGAACGATGCCTCCGGCAAATCCGGGCTGTTCGATCTCGCACTCGCCAATGAGCTGCACGGGACGTTGCTGGCGCCGGTCGATGCGTTGATCAAGGACAAGCCGTCGCTTCTGGTGGTGGCGTCGGGCGCGCTGACGGCGCTGCCGTTCCATTTGCTGGTGACCGAAAAGCCGGAGGCCGCCATCCCCGAGACATTCGAGGGCTATCGCGATGCGGCCTGGCTGTTGAAGCGTCAGGCGGTCTCGATATTGCCGTCGGCCGCGAGCCTGAAAGCGCTGCGGGTGTTCGCGCGCAAGGAGCAGAGCACCAAGCCGATGACGGGCTTTGGCGATCCCATTTTCAATCCCGCTGCAAAGCCTGCCGATGGCAATCGTTCCAGGACCGCCGCGCGCAGCCTCGCGAGCGGCGCCTACACCGATTTCTGGCAGGGCGCCGGCGTCGATCGCGCGCGGCTTTCGGATGCCTTGGCGCAACTGCCCGATACCGCCGATGAGCTCAACACGATCGCCAAAAATCTCGGCGTGGCGGCGGCCGACATTCATCTCGGCGAAGACGCCAGCGAAACCACGCTGAAGCGCACGCCGCTCGCCGATTACGGCATCGTCTATTTCGCCACCCACGGCCTCGTCGCCGGCGACGTGAAAGGGCTTGCCGAACCGTCGCTGGTGCTGAGCATTCCGAGGCAGCCGAGCGAATTCGATGACGGCCTGCTTACGGCAAGCGAAGTCGCGCAGTTGAAGCTCAACGCCGATTGGGTGGTGCTGTCAGCCTGCAACACCATCGCCGGCGACAAGCCCGGCGCCGAGGCGCTTTCGGGACTGGCGCGATCTTTCTTCTATGCCGGCGCGCGGGCGCTCTTGGTGTCGCACTGGGCGGTCAGTTCGGAGGCCGCCACGCGGCTATCGATATCGACCTTCGACCGCCTGAAGGGCGATCCCAAGCTCGGGCGCGCCGAGGCGCTGCGGCAGGCCATGCTGGCCTATCTCAACGACCCGTCCTCGCCGCGCAATGCCTATCCGGCGTACTGGGCGCCGTTTGCGTTGATCGGAGAGGGCGCCACGCGCTGA
- a CDS encoding phosphoenolpyruvate carboxykinase: MQETGLRNGAFGADKFGLKNLKTVHWNLGAPQLYQYSLAAGEAVLSADGALCADTGEFTGRSPKDKFTVRDGTTDKNMWWAGNQSITSEQFSALYTDFLKHAEGMTLFAQDLYGGADPSFQIKTRVFTELAWHSLFIRTLLIRPEVSALRDFVPELTIIDLPSFRADPKRHGVRSENVVAIDFARKIVLIGGSYYAGEMKKSVFTTLNYYLPAKGVLPMHCSANVGPKGDTAIFFGLSGTGKTTLSADPNRTLIGDDEHGWGNDGVFNFEGGCYAKCIKLSKEAEPQIFAASNRFGAVLENVVLGEDNRVPDFDDGSKTENTRSAYPLDFIPNASRTGRAGQPKNVVMLAADAFGVLPPIAKLSPAQAMYHFLSGYTAKVAGTERGLGNEPQPEFSTCFGSPFLPLDPSVYGNMLRELIAKHNVDCWLVNTGWTGGKFGTGSRMPIKVTRALLTAALDGSLRNVEFRTDKYFGFAVPTALPGVPSEILDPVNTWKDKAEFDKTARALVGMFQKNFAKFEAQVDAEVRAAAPDTKLAAE, from the coding sequence GTGCAAGAGACGGGTCTACGCAACGGTGCCTTCGGCGCTGACAAATTCGGCTTAAAAAATCTCAAGACGGTGCACTGGAATCTCGGTGCGCCGCAGCTTTATCAATACTCACTCGCGGCAGGCGAGGCCGTGCTGTCGGCGGACGGCGCGTTGTGCGCTGACACCGGCGAGTTCACCGGCCGCAGCCCCAAGGACAAGTTCACGGTTCGCGATGGGACCACCGACAAGAACATGTGGTGGGCCGGCAACCAGTCGATCACCTCGGAGCAGTTCTCGGCACTCTATACCGACTTCCTCAAGCATGCCGAAGGCATGACGCTGTTCGCGCAGGATCTCTATGGCGGCGCCGATCCGAGCTTCCAGATCAAGACCCGCGTGTTCACCGAGCTTGCGTGGCACTCGCTGTTCATCCGCACGCTGCTGATCCGCCCCGAAGTTTCGGCGCTGCGCGATTTCGTGCCTGAACTCACCATCATCGACTTGCCGAGCTTCCGCGCCGATCCGAAACGTCACGGCGTGCGCTCGGAGAACGTCGTCGCGATCGATTTCGCCCGCAAGATCGTCCTGATCGGCGGGTCTTATTATGCCGGTGAGATGAAGAAGTCGGTCTTCACCACGCTGAACTATTATCTGCCCGCCAAGGGCGTGCTGCCGATGCACTGCTCGGCCAATGTCGGGCCCAAGGGCGACACCGCGATCTTCTTCGGGCTATCCGGCACCGGCAAGACCACGCTGTCGGCCGATCCGAACCGCACGCTGATCGGCGACGACGAGCACGGCTGGGGCAATGATGGCGTCTTCAATTTCGAAGGCGGCTGCTACGCCAAGTGCATCAAGCTGTCGAAGGAAGCCGAGCCGCAGATCTTTGCCGCGAGCAACCGCTTCGGCGCCGTGCTGGAAAACGTGGTGCTCGGCGAAGACAACCGGGTGCCCGATTTTGACGATGGTTCGAAGACGGAAAATACCCGCTCGGCCTATCCGCTCGACTTCATCCCGAACGCTTCGCGTACCGGCCGCGCCGGCCAGCCGAAGAACGTCGTGATGCTGGCGGCCGATGCCTTCGGCGTGTTGCCGCCGATCGCCAAGCTTTCGCCGGCGCAGGCGATGTATCACTTCCTGTCCGGCTATACCGCGAAGGTCGCGGGCACCGAGCGCGGTCTCGGCAACGAGCCGCAGCCGGAATTCTCCACCTGCTTTGGTTCGCCGTTCCTGCCGCTCGATCCTTCCGTCTACGGCAACATGCTGCGCGAGCTGATCGCCAAGCACAATGTCGATTGCTGGCTGGTCAACACCGGCTGGACCGGCGGCAAATTCGGCACCGGCAGCCGCATGCCGATCAAGGTGACGCGTGCGCTGCTCACCGCGGCGCTCGACGGCTCCTTGCGCAACGTCGAATTCCGCACCGACAAGTATTTCGGTTTCGCGGTACCGACCGCGCTGCCGGGCGTGCCGAGCGAGATCCTCGATCCCGTTAACACCTGGAAGGACAAGGCCGAGTTCGACAAGACCGCGCGCGCACTGGTCGGCATGTTCCAGAAGAACTTTGCCAAGTTCGAAGCCCAAGTCGACGCCGAAGTCCGCGCCGCCGCGCCGGACACCAAGCTCGCGGCGGAGTAA
- a CDS encoding RNA polymerase sigma factor, protein MNATPQGTTGQQDGRALLLQLLADVAGGNKSAFARLYGLTHAKLLGIALRVLRDRALAEDVLQESYLKIWRHAASYDPAIASPMTWMATIVRHGAIDSLRKRQLEALEAEDKIAAFASSDPDPVDEIHLARLRPKALAAFARLPEHKRQLIMQAYLRDKSRHDLSKRLGIPANTVKTHLRRALLELRATMFASIEARTQSAA, encoded by the coding sequence GTGAACGCGACGCCGCAGGGTACGACCGGACAACAGGACGGCAGAGCGCTTCTTCTGCAATTGCTCGCGGACGTCGCTGGCGGCAACAAATCCGCCTTCGCAAGGCTCTACGGCCTCACCCACGCCAAGCTGCTCGGCATCGCCCTTCGCGTCCTGAGGGACCGGGCGCTGGCCGAGGATGTGCTGCAGGAGAGCTATCTGAAGATCTGGCGTCACGCCGCAAGCTACGATCCTGCGATCGCCTCGCCGATGACCTGGATGGCGACCATCGTCAGGCATGGCGCCATCGACAGTTTACGGAAACGCCAGCTCGAGGCGCTCGAAGCGGAGGACAAGATCGCCGCGTTCGCGTCGAGCGATCCCGATCCGGTCGACGAAATCCATCTCGCGCGGCTGCGTCCGAAGGCGCTGGCGGCGTTCGCGCGACTACCCGAACACAAGCGCCAGCTGATCATGCAGGCGTATCTCAGGGACAAGAGCCGCCACGACCTGTCGAAGCGGCTCGGCATTCCCGCCAATACCGTCAAGACGCATTTGCGGCGGGCGCTGCTGGAACTGCGCGCCACGATGTTTGCCTCTATCGAGGCGAGAACGCAGAGTGCCGCCTGA
- a CDS encoding HugZ family protein, with translation MQPTANFDASKLARSLLRRSRQGALATLMPESGDPYCSLVNVASHADASPILLVSRLALHTKNLLADSRVSLMLDERAAGDPLEGARIMLAGRAEEATGEPAKILRRRYLNAHPSAEAFVDFKDFSFFRIAPSGLHLVAGFGRIIDLKPAQFLTEIGDAADLLEAEQGAVEHMNEDHREAMNLYATRLLGAESADWRCTGCDPDGMDMQADSATLRLDFPERVTSAMALRKMLVRLAGEARAKG, from the coding sequence ATGCAGCCGACCGCAAATTTTGACGCTTCCAAGCTCGCTCGTTCGCTGCTGCGGCGCAGCCGGCAGGGCGCGCTCGCCACGCTTATGCCTGAAAGTGGCGACCCCTACTGCTCGCTCGTTAACGTTGCGAGCCATGCCGACGCCTCGCCAATTCTGCTGGTTTCGCGGCTCGCGCTGCATACGAAAAATCTCCTCGCCGATAGCCGAGTATCGCTGATGCTGGACGAGCGCGCTGCCGGCGACCCGCTGGAAGGTGCGCGGATCATGCTGGCGGGCCGGGCCGAGGAGGCCACCGGGGAGCCCGCGAAAATCCTGCGCCGGCGCTATCTCAATGCCCATCCCTCCGCGGAAGCCTTCGTGGATTTCAAAGATTTCTCGTTCTTCCGGATCGCCCCGTCGGGTCTGCATCTGGTCGCCGGCTTCGGCCGCATCATCGATCTCAAGCCGGCGCAGTTTCTGACCGAGATCGGCGATGCCGCCGATCTGCTGGAAGCCGAGCAGGGCGCGGTGGAGCACATGAATGAGGATCACCGCGAGGCGATGAACCTCTACGCGACCCGACTGCTGGGCGCCGAATCCGCCGATTGGCGCTGCACCGGCTGCGACCCCGACGGCATGGACATGCAGGCCGACAGCGCAACGTTGCGGCTGGATTTCCCGGAGCGCGTCACCAGCGCGATGGCGCTCCGCAAGATGCTGGTGCGGCTGGCGGGCGAGGCGCGGGCCAAAGGCTGA
- a CDS encoding cupin domain-containing protein, producing MSKPVNPGAHDAAEYVLGLLGEEARSAFAQRLKADEALRAQVEYWESMFANLPAGEAEPPPSGLFEKILGRIEGAGADLPGTVTKRAGTANWFEVSPGIQGRLLHVDRAQNRQHLLIRMAPGASYQPHAHDADEHTLVIEGDLSFGDLNLRAGDFHVATPSSSHPPGRTVNGCLVHVIMSLDQR from the coding sequence ATGTCTAAGCCAGTGAACCCCGGGGCCCACGATGCCGCCGAATATGTCCTCGGGCTGCTCGGCGAGGAGGCGAGAAGCGCCTTCGCGCAGCGACTGAAAGCGGACGAAGCGCTGCGGGCCCAGGTCGAATATTGGGAGAGCATGTTTGCCAATCTGCCGGCGGGAGAGGCCGAGCCGCCGCCGTCAGGGCTGTTCGAAAAGATTCTTGGCCGGATCGAGGGTGCGGGCGCCGACCTGCCGGGCACCGTGACCAAACGCGCGGGGACGGCGAACTGGTTCGAGGTCAGCCCGGGCATCCAGGGTCGTTTGCTGCACGTCGATCGCGCGCAGAACCGGCAACATCTGTTGATCCGGATGGCGCCCGGCGCGTCCTATCAGCCGCACGCGCATGACGCCGACGAGCACACGCTTGTCATCGAAGGCGATCTCTCGTTCGGCGATCTCAATCTGAGGGCAGGCGACTTCCACGTCGCGACGCCGTCATCCTCGCACCCGCCGGGACGCACCGTGAATGGCTGTCTGGTGCACGTCATCATGAGCCTCGATCAGCGCTAG